A window from Erythrolamprus reginae isolate rEryReg1 chromosome 11, rEryReg1.hap1, whole genome shotgun sequence encodes these proteins:
- the LOC139174318 gene encoding C-X-C chemokine receptor type 3-2-like translates to MELNLSTYYEYEEYFEAGSGTVPVLNPNAEPCLPKEPSPFARYFGLLFLFFVFVLGLVGNSSVLTILGRRHRSWRFADHYLFQLALADLLLVFTLPLRAAQFIHGWPFGEFLCKLAEGLSTMNFYTGILLLTYLSIERYLTVVEGAPPTVFSKLSHICLTSALFWGIGIGFAGVDFHFRTVSYVPEAQTLICQLDLVVPTSDSWKLVLQLFSFLLGFWWPTLAMVYCCIRIVTKLRRAQLLQKHLSLRLLVIIWITFIACWAPFHSLTLVDILQRLGHLPRHCRWEKALDKGMVISRCLALTHCCLNPLVYALGGLKFQREFSTIFCRRCQTRRHYGSEEFSQGTDGSAVHGMDYSIMM, encoded by the coding sequence gccGGCAGTGGCACCGTCCCCGTGCTCAACCCCAATGCAGAGCCATGCCTTCCGAAAGAACCGAGCCCCTTCGCTCGTTACTTCGGCCTCCTGTTTCTCTTCTTCGTGTTTGTGTTGGGGCTGGTGGGCAACAGCTCCGTGCTGACCATCTTGGGCCGACGTCACCGGTCCTGGCGCTTTGCTGACCACTACCTCTTCCAGCTGGCCTTGGCCGATCTTCTCCTGGTCTTCACCCTCCCTTTGCGAGCCGCCCAGTTTATCCACGGCTGGCCCTTTGGGGAATTCCTCTGCAAGCTGGCCGAAGGGCTCTCTACCATGAACTTCTACACCGGCATTCTCCTCCTGACCTACTTGAGCATCGAGCGCTACTTGACGGTGGTCGAAGGGGCGCCCCCAACGGTCTTCTCGAAGCTTTCTCACATCTGCCTAacttcagccttgttctggggcATCGGCATTGGGTTCGCCGGAGTCGATTTCCATTTTCGAACCGTCTCCTACGTCCCGGAAGCCCAGACTCTCATTTGCCAGCTGGACTTGGTGGTTCCGACGTCCGACTCTTGGAAACTGGTCCTCcaactcttctccttccttctgggTTTCTGGTGGCCCACCCTGGCAATGGTCTACTGCTGTATTCGGATTGTCACCAAGCTGCGCCGGGCTCAACTCCTGCAGAAGCATTTGTCGCTCAGGCTCCTGGTCATCATCTGGATAACCTTCATCGCCTGTTGGGCCCCTTTCCATTCCTTGACGCTGGTGGACATTCTGCAACGCCTGGGCCATTTGCCGAGGCACTGTAGGTGGGAGAAGGCCTTGGATAAGGGGATGGTGATCTCCAGGTGTTTAGCCCTCACTCATTGCTGCCTGAATCCCTTGGTCTACGCTTTGGGTGGCCTGAAGTTCCAAAGGGAATTTTCTACCATCTTCTGTAGGAGATGCCAAACCAGGCGCCATTATGGCAGTGAGGAGTTTAGCCAAGGGACTGACGGCAGCGCCGTTCATGGCATGGACTATTCCATCATGATGTGA